DNA from Globicephala melas chromosome 11, mGloMel1.2, whole genome shotgun sequence:
TCTATCTACGCAGCTGCTGTGCTGGGGGCAGCCACCTGGAGTGGAAGCGGGGGAGCTTTATCTCAACCTTCGGCCCAGTCCCCTACCTCCACTCCCCCATCTCCAGAATCTGAGACACAGGCCCAAGAAACTGTCAGAGATATGAGACAGAACAGGATCCTAGGATCACTCAGACTCTCCTTCCAGGGTCCTGGCAGCCCTTTGCTCTGTTCCTCCCTCTTTAGCCTCCAGTTAGgcagccccctctcaccacaccAGCACCTCCCCTGGCACACCATCTACACAGTGTCCCAAGACCCTCTTTTACAGTGAGGCCCCATCTTCATGTCCAACCCAGTCCTCCCCAGAGCCTAGCATCTGTATCCACTGATTCCTCGGACGCCCTGCAAGCACCTGCCTCACACCCAGCTGGCCTCTTCACCTCCCCCACTGCCCGGCTGTTCCAAGAACATGCCAGCCTtcacctccctgtgcctctgccctcctggttccccatcctgtcccacctcctTGGCAAACTCTCACTTGTCCCTCAACACCCAAATGAAAGATCGCCTCTGAGAACCGTGCCTGAGCCCCTGGAAGAGCCAGCTCATCCTACCCTGACTGCGGCTGCTCTTGCCGCCCCACCACACAGCCCCAGGCTCGGTGTCTCCAAGCGCTCTGTGTGGGCCCTCTAGACAGGAAAGCTCCTGCCAGGTTAGAGTGTGCGGATCAGGAAAAGCCTGATGGAGAAGCAATCCGTGGGCTTGGCTCTGCCAAGGGGAAGAAAGGCACATGCCAGGGTGGGGAAGAGAGGGTACTGTGGATGGAAGGGACAGCTTGGCCACAGGGAACCTTGAGTGCATGTGGGATTGGCACTGATAGGCGGAGGGCTGTGTGCAGGGGCGGGACCCTTGGCCTGGAGTCATGTTGGAGCTTTCAAGGCCTCACAGGTGAGGGTGGTTCTCACCTCCATACCCCAGGCTTGAGGACCCACACCCATAGCTCCTGAATATACTCTGCCCATTCTGGTGTCTGGGAGGCTCCTCTCCAGGCACTAGCAGGGGTGTGGGGTTGTGGAAGTATAGAGGGCATCCGTAGGCAAACCCACCTCTCTGATTCTCCCCTGGCCTGAGTCCACAGAGCTGGTGACCTCTAGGCTGGAGCCTGCCCCCACAGTCCCGGAGGGCCCCCCTCTCTCCCCTGAGCTCTGGCACCCAGCTTCTCTGGCCACTGAAGCGGCTTAATGTGCCCAGGTCACGTGGGCCGTGCTACTGCCCGTGGGGAGGGCCCAAGCCCCCACCCAGTAGCCACCCGACCGGGCCCTGACGTCAGCAGCATTAACGGTTCGCCAGGCCTGTCTAATCTCTGTTCCGTGGCTGGGCCAGGTTAGTCCCGCCAGAACCAGAGTCGAAGGCTGGGAAGGCCCCCAGGGGCACCTTGAGGTTGAGGTCAGGCAGGGATGGTGGAGGCTGGAGGTGCCCACAGTAAATGCCCCCTGCCTACAAGACCACGGTGTGGACACTGTGCCGACTCTGGGCCAGCTCCCTCTGATCCTTGGCCTTGGACTGTGAATCAGGCATTAGGCACCCATTGATCCTGCTCGTAAGGGTGCAATTACACAGGTGGGGTAAGCGGGGCTGAGGAGGCTTCAGGCCAGGAGACTTGACCCCCAGCCCCCATACTTGCTGGCCATGAACAGGGCAGCTTGAGGCCAGGCAGTGTCCTCAGTCCATGGGATCCAAGAATATTGGTTCAGAATCCCAGTCCCTAGGGTCAGAACCTGGAGCGTGGGGTCCAGGCCCTGCATGGTGTTTGGCCTCCTCTCTGTCCCTTGCCTAGGAAGGCTGGGGAGCTCATTACCTTCCTTCCAAGACAAGGTGGCCACGAGGAAGACCCCATTAACCCACCTCTCCCGCAGCTTCCTCTGTCTCAAGCCTGCCACTGCTAGCTTCTCAAAGCCTTCTGTCTTCcgccttgcccctccccacaaaTCCCGCCATcactctcccctgccccacctcacTCCAGTAAATTGTTTGGGCAGAGGGTCCTTAGCAGGGATGAGCAGCCCAGCTCAGCCAGGCCCAAAACCACCCAGTGAGATCCTGAACCACTGGCCTGAGCCTCATCCTCCCCTCAGGACTCTAAGCAACACCATTGTGGCTGCCCATGTGTCCTGGGCTCTCTAACCCATCCAGcgtccctcccctccaccccatgcTCAGGCCTGGGCACCCTCACTCTCCCCTTCTAGCCCCGCACAGGCTCACAGTGCCACTTCCACCTGAACATTGAGGATGCTGCCCACATGCTGCCTTCTGCCCAGCCCCAAATATCTGTCTGACTCCTGGACCTCTCCCCCAAGTGGCCACAGGTCCAGAAAACTCAGTCCCCTCAACACTCCTGTGCAGTCCCAGCTTGGTGGGGGCATCACATGCACTTGGTCACTGCACAGATCCAGACCCTTGTCAGTGAGTCCCACTCCTTGCAGATCCTGGCTCCACGGGGTAATGACATAAGTCTCTTCCTCATGGaccctcccagccccactcctctcctcccccatgcCCAGCCCCCAGGAAAAATATGTGCCCCTATAAAcatgtttttatgaaaaattttaatgattattttttccagaaacagatttggaaaatatcattgatgattttatttccattaaagccaagaaaataaaagtataaattctGTTTtaggtataaataaaatatttaatcttaaaataataTTGTGAGTTTTAATATACCTACTTACAATTTGTTCGATGTTTTTTCAACTACTTTaatgttctgtaaaaaaaaattaacctttaaaaatacataaaaacatatacaGGAGTGgacatttttccttttgcttcaggGTCCAATATGGCTCTGCAGGGCTCTCttggatcttgtctttatttaaaattttgatattctgTTCATTATGGATTTTTTGGCAgtaattttgatttttgaaagtaTTGCATtaatatttatcttgattactgattTTTTTGGCATCACCTTAAATCTTAATACCTGAGGTGAGTGCCTCATTTGCCTCACCCTAATCCCAGCCCTGCAATTATATTCTAGCTTCAAGGGCTTCCTGGACCCATCATCTTCTGGAGGAAGCACAGGCCCTTAGGCTGGCATTTGGCACCTGCCCAGTCTCCCCACCCCGTCTCCCCTTCCCTGCTCCTGTTCCACTGAACTCCTGTGGTCCACCAGCCCATGTTCCTGGGCCTTATACACACTACAGTCCCTGCCAGAATGAGCTTCCACCTCACAACCCCCTCTTGATCCAACATCGTCCTTGTGAACATTTCCCACAGCTCCTTTCCCCCTCTCAACCCCTCTCAAGACCACAAATTGATCCCATGCCCCCAAGAGTGCCCCCTGCCATGTTAGGTCAGGTGCTTCTCCCTGGAAGGGACCACCTTCCCACTCACGTCCAGCCCAGCACTGGGCACTTAATAAATTTGCATGACTCATGATCATTAacactctccccctccccccaagaaaGGACAGCTGGGGCCTGATGCAAAGATTTATTGCTGAGTCTGTGTATCTAGCTGAAGGGAGTGCAAATTATGCCCTGGCCTTGTTAGACGGATGCTCCTTGCCCTCGACTACAGCACAGGCCCCAGCCCACGGGCATCAGCGAGGACTTGGTGCTTGATGAGGAAGTAGGGAGCAGGGGTGTGGGGACATGGATGCCTTTGTCACTGATGGTTCAGGCATGGATCTCAGTTTTTCCCACCAGGGAATGGGCCCTGAATGGGAAGGATGAGAGAAGCTGCTGGCAGGGACAAGAGGGTCACCTGGGTTTGCTTATGACCCTACCTGAGGCAGACCCCTCTGGGCACAATCTGGGCCTCCTTCCTGTCCCAAATCCCCTGCCTGGGGCTGATCGATGGGAGCCGGACTCTGCTCCCAGCCACCCCTTAGGACAGTTCAGCCATTGGCCACAGCTGGTGTCAACAGCACCCTCCCTCAACAGACTGGCCTGGAGTACTGTGGGTGTGTAAGTAAGTAGGACATGAATACAGTGTCCAAGCATGGAGGGGGCAGAGCCTGTGGGGGAAGGGGTTAGGATATGTGGGGAAGGGTCCAGCTTGAGTCTCTTCCTGGCACCAGGAGCTCCCAGGCTTGCCCCCACTCACTAATTCGTCTATGTATGAGTTTCACAGGCCAGAGCTGGCTTGGACTTTGGACCCCTAAAGCTGCCGGGTGGGGCAGTCACTGGCCACTGGGCAGATGGGTGTCAGACTTGTCACATGGAGGTGGTAAGGCTAGAATGGGCTGATGGTAAGCAGCAGGCCTGCttggaggagggttcccttcctgcccccctgcccttcaTGAAACTCTGGGAGGGAGGGCTGTTTGCTGAACCCAGACCCACCAGGTGAATCACGGGCCTCCTGGGGCAGGAGAGCAGCAGGAGATTGGTCAGTGGGGTACTGCTGAGTCACCGTGAGCTGTAGCTGCCCCAAGTACTGCTTGCTCCTAGCTGGGGCTGGCTGTGGTGGGTCCTGGAGGCCAGTGCAGCCAGGCCGTGAAGGGCAGTGCTGGGGTGGCTGGGGGCACCGGACTCTGGGAGACCAGGGAATCCTGGGAGCCATGGGGGAGGGTAAGTCCCTCAAGGTTAGCAGGGCTTAGGGTTTTGAATCTGTGGCTGGTGAGGCCACAGGCTGGGGCCCAGGAGTCCTGGGGGGCTGGTAGGGGTCATGCGGATTGGGGCTACAAGGCGGCAAGGGCTACAGGGTCTCAGGAATGCATGAGTCCAGGCACCtgtgaagagaaaaaggaacagagtCAACATCCCTAAGCGCCCAAATAATTGGGTTTAGACTGAGAGACAGGTGGAGGTGGGCTTGGAAGCAGTGACACCTGGGGGGTTGGGGCGGGGTCAAAAGAGCTTGAGTGGGTGGGGCTTGTGAGCCAGGGGAGGGGCCTGTGGCCATGGGGTGGAGCCTGAGGAGTCAGGGTGGGGCCTGGAAGCAATAGGGTCTGGAAGTTGGCGGCCAGAGGGCAGGCAGTGGAGTGGATctggagagctggggaggggcctgcagtcgagaggtgggatggggagcAGGGGAAGGGGCTTGGGGTATTGAGACCAAGAGGCACGACAGGGGAGCATCCCGGCCTGCGCGCGAGGAGCCACCTCAGAAGAGGCCGCAGTCTTTGAGGTTCTCCTTGATGATAATGTCGGTGACAGCGTCGAAGACAAACTTGACGTTCTGTGTGTCGGTGGCGCACGTCATGTGGGAATAGATCTCCTTCACGTCGCGTCTCATGTTGAGCTCGAGGAATTGCACCTTGATGTAATTGCCCGCGTCCTCATATGTGTTGGGCCCTGGCgaggaagggggagctctcactcCCGGTAGCAAATCCTCCCTGCGGCGGGAGGAGTGCAGGCCGAGATCGTGGGTTTGCGACGCCGCCTGGCGGCGGGCCGAGGTTCTCACCATTGTAGTCCGGAAAGCAGATGCTGAGGTGCGCCTTTTTTATCTTCTCCGAGAAGACGTCCTTCTTGTTGAGGAAGAGCACGATGGACGTGGTGGCGAAGTAGCGGTGGTTGCAGATACTGTTGAATAGGTGCAGGCTCTCGTGCATGCGGTTCTGAGGAGGGCAGAAGCTGTCGGGCACCGGGGACTGCGGCCGCCGCCCCCACCCGGCTGCAGCCGGCGGGCAGACCCCTGCTCTCTGGGCTCCGGGGCCTCCCTGCCCAGACAGCTCCAAGACCGTCTCCCCGTTCGCCCCCCTAAGCAGGGCAGCAGGCTGCCTCATCTCCTCCTTCAGACCGCTCTGGGTCGAATGTCCTCTCTCAGATGCTCCCCGCGCCCGCAGCGCTGTCTCTGCTTTCCGCTCTCCTCCTCCCCGCTCAAACGCTCAGGCCCTGCTGGAGCACTCACCACTTCGTCGTCCTCCACAAGCACCATGTCGTAGGCGCTGAGAGCCGCGATGAAGATGATGCAGGTCACACCCTCGAAGCAGTGGATCCACTTCTTGCGTTCTGAGCGCTGCCCGCCCACATCGAACATCCTGCGGGGCCGTGGGAACCTGAGCCGGCGCATCGAGTCCCCTGGACGTGCCCACAGGCATCCCCTGGTTTCCTAATGCTGGCTGGGAGGCACCCAGATGGGAGTGGCATCTGGAGGGGCCGGGCATTTCTGCGGGCGGGTTGTCCAAGAAGGGGCAGGGTCTCTCGTAGGGATGGGGCCTCTGGGATCAGACAAGGCCTCAGGCAGTGAACTTGCGGGCAGGCCCCCGGAGAGCGAGAGCTAGGGCGCGGGGTCGTACCGGAAGTTGAGGTCCTTGAAGGAGAACTGCGTCTCAATGATACCAGTGGTCTTGACACGCGAGCGCAGCACGTCCTGTTCAGTGGGCACGTAGCCCGGGGTTACCAGGCGCTCCAGGTCCGAGAGGTAGCTGCGGGAGATCCGGGGTGTGGGTAGGGTTGGGTGGAGGGGCGTGGCagggccccgcccgccccgcgccccgcctGTGCTCTCACTAGCCAGCAGAGTCGTTGAGCTGGTATTCCGAGGCGCGATCGAAACAGGCCTGGATACCCGAGTCCTTCCACAGCCGCTGGATGATGTCTGACATCTCCTTAGGCATCGTGCCCTCCTCGATGGTGTCCGCCATGTGCATCAGCTTCCGGGCAtcgtcctggggtggggggcaggggagtggtTGGTGGTGACCATGGACTTGGGCCCAGCCTCGCACCTCGAGTCTCCAGAAGCCCTGTTCAGCTAGTCTCTTGGCATACCTGGCGCGCAGAGTCTCCATACTGGATATTGAGCGTGGTCATGGCGCGCACGATGGCCAAGATGGACTGTAGCGTGTTGCCATATATGATGGCAATGAACTCGAGGCACTCTTCCAGCGAGTACCCATCCTGGTGGATGATCCTGCAGCCGTGGGGAGCCGGGTCAGCACCTCTTGGGTAGGTGGGGAAGGACAGACCTCGTGCGTGTGCCCACCCCCAGGGGCCTCGGGTAGGGCAGGGGCACTCACTTCATCTGCTTGACAATGGTACTCTTCCCGGACTCACCGGCACCTGGAATGGAAACCCTACCTCAGAGACGCGCTGACCGCACTGCCGCCTCTATCACACCTGTTTTGCCCCCAACCCCCAAAGTCAGGTCATGATGCCCTGGCGGCAAAACATAAACGTCAGGAGTGACAGAAGGGGGCTGACGAGGGGAATCGACAACCTCGACTGTGCTGAGGAGCCTTCAAGACCCtggtattttcagttttattattctgaggacaaaaataaagaaacctgGAGCTCCGCCTTGTGGAAGATTCTGGTACTGCATGCATGGGATTATTTGAGCCAGGTCAACCCCTGCTTTTAACCTGTGGTGGGAGGAAGTGTCTCCAAGAGGCTCAGAGGGAATTAGCACCTTTTGCTGGGGGAGAGGACAGAGCTAACAGCCCCTCTGAGCCTGTTCTCATGCGGGTGTTGGGCACAGTTAATGGGATTTCTGGCTTAGCCTCACTCTCTTGCCTGGGGTACTCTGGCTTGGTCCTTCTGCCCACATCTAGCTGTCTGGCTGGACCCTGGAGAGCCTGGGTAGAGTCTGCACTGCCCTCTCAAAGCAGCTCCTTCTTCCCTTGCGGGGAGGAAGTGGCCTTGGGGTACTAGATCAGCCCCATCTCCCTTCACTACCCATGGGACCAAGGACATGGCTTTACCTATTCCCGGCTGGGCCTTAGTACCCCCTACCCCCTTTAACTGTTCTGCAGGTCTGTCAACAATAAAGCTCTGGAAACTGAGGGTCATTGTCTGTGGATCTGGGTGGTCCTAGAGGCTGCCCACTCTCAGGAGGACTGTGACCTTCTCCCTCCCAAGGGAGCAGCCTTGTTGTGGGGCTCCCAAGGAGGCCCCTGGTTTCCGAGCCCTGCCCAGCAGGCCCATCAAGCCAAAGGCTGGTGTTTGAGGGAGCACAGCCAGGGCAAAACTAGGCCTCGTACACACATCTCTACAAAAGTGAGATTGGTACACCCTTCTTGGGAGGGGAGGTTGCCTGAGGCTGGGCCCTCTGAAGAGGGGTTCTGTGGGATACCCAGCCTTAGGGAGCCAAGGCATCACTTGTCAAGGCTTGGCCAGGGCTCCCACTCTGTTTCCTGCCAGGTTGCAGGCTCATTCTGTTTCCCAAGTCACACCTACTTCACAGAAGGGCCACCTGCCTGCCCCTGGGCCTCTGACTAGTAGCAGTGGCCTCGCCGCAGCCCACCCCCTTACCCAGAAGCAGCAGTTTCACGGTTCGAGCATCCTTCTCGGCATcttctttcagcttcttttccagcTCCCTTGAGTGCTTCTCCTCAGCACTGGCCCCAGCCCCCATGGTGCCGGCAGGAGGTGAAGGAACAGGGTGGTCAGTTGGCTCTTCTGGATGCAGGGGATCCCCAGAGCCAGGCTCAGGCCAGCCTCTGGCCTCCCCAGACACCCTTCTGACCTCAGAACTGGCAATCAACTGGCTGTCCACAGACCTGTGAAGGCCCTGTTGGGGCTGCTTAGTGGGATTTGGGGGGTTGTTGGTACCCAAGAGCCAATCAGAGACAAGGACAGGTGAATCCAGCTCAGCCCCCAGCCGCCCTAATCAGGCTGGCATGGCCCCAATCCCTCAACTGCTGACTCTGCACCCCCTGTACGCTGCTCCCCAAACCCTCTGGGAGAGACCCTGGAGGTAGTCCAGCCCTGCTCCAGAGCAGGGAGACATGTTCCACAGGATCCAGGCTcagaaaggggaggagagggcctCAAGTTCCAGGGTGGGGGCATTGGGGGGTAGGCCTGGCAGCAGAGAGTAGAGGGAGAAGCATGCAAGGAGCACCTGACCCCTGCCCAGCACAGGGCTTAGCATTGCTCCTTACCTAGCTCACACCAGCCCTGGCGGATGGGTACCCacatcattttactgatgaggacgTGGAGGCTCAGAGGGTCGCACAGCAGGACGTAGTTGAGAAGGGCTCGTGACTCTGAACCAGGGCTCCATGCTCAGCAGGGAGTCAAGAGGGAAAGGTGGACATTGCATTTGCCCTGTACCAAGGTCTGCATCTGACCTGGTCAAGGCCTCTACATGCCTCCATGATTCCAATGGACTTGGGTGGGTGTGCAGGTCTGCTACGTGTACTGGGTGTGTGCTTGTATACTTTACTGGCACCAAGCAAGGCAACGACATGACACATTTGTCTATGTATACTTGTGTGTTTATGTATGCATTTTTATGCCTTTGtgaatgcatgtgtgtgtctatgtttgcCTGTTTGTGTaccgtgtgtgcatgtgcatggaTGTGCTTTTGTGCATTTCTCTTCATGTGCagatgtgtttgtatgtgtactTTATTATGCTAAACTgggttaatgtgtgtgtgtgtgcgtatgaaTGTATAAGTgcatgtatatgtgcatgtgtgtgcacttgCCTGTGTACATGTACATTTATGCATGTGTCTGCCTGTATGTGTGCACACTTGCACATACCTGTGTCTACATGTACCCATGGTGCAACACTCTGACCTGCGGAGGTGGCCAGGCTCTTCCAGGGAATGTTTTGCAGGCCTGTtatcagatgggaaaactgagcccTGAAGCAGGTCTGGTGTTCCCAGGGGAGGAGCAGATGAGCCTCACTCTTCTTCTGTCCCCTGTCAGTAATCTGGGACCTGCCTAGGGGTATCTCCAGGGCACACCTGCCTCAGTTTAGGGGTCAGAGGTCTCTGTGGGGGTTTAGATGGGACAGGACGTGCTGCTGAGTGGAAGTGGTTCAACCGAGCATGTAATGTTGAGCTCCAGCCTCTGGAGATTTACCACGTCCCATCAGAAGACCCAAATCCTGGGCTCTCAAGGCCGCCTCCTGGCTGAACTACC
Protein-coding regions in this window:
- the GNAT1 gene encoding guanine nucleotide-binding protein G(t) subunit alpha-1, with the translated sequence MGAGASAEEKHSRELEKKLKEDAEKDARTVKLLLLGAGESGKSTIVKQMKIIHQDGYSLEECLEFIAIIYGNTLQSILAIVRAMTTLNIQYGDSARQDDARKLMHMADTIEEGTMPKEMSDIIQRLWKDSGIQACFDRASEYQLNDSAGYYLSDLERLVTPGYVPTEQDVLRSRVKTTGIIETQFSFKDLNFRMFDVGGQRSERKKWIHCFEGVTCIIFIAALSAYDMVLVEDDEVNRMHESLHLFNSICNHRYFATTSIVLFLNKKDVFSEKIKKAHLSICFPDYNGPNTYEDAGNYIKVQFLELNMRRDVKEIYSHMTCATDTQNVKFVFDAVTDIIIKENLKDCGLF